The Primulina huaijiensis isolate GDHJ02 chromosome 6, ASM1229523v2, whole genome shotgun sequence genomic sequence TTTTGCATATTGAAATGcaagaaatattaaacaaaatgaTATGATGTGCCTAAATGAATAGATctagataatttttttgtaagtaggaaaatatatttccaCCAAGTTTCTTCGAATCCATGGAAGATCTATGTATGGATCTTCCTTATGAAGCTCGTTTTGTGGGGTCCGTGCAATTCAGATGGATGTATCATTTTGAATGAATTCTATGTAATTTGAAGAAAACAGTGCTTAATAAGGCATGAGTCGAGGGACCCATATGCAATACTTACTTGGTTAGCGAGACATAAATCTTTTGTTAGCATTACTTCAGTGATTCAATAACGGTGAGGGAACGAAAAACTATGGAAGTACAAGATCATAACATTAACGAGGACTGTTCAGATACAATTATCATAATCAGAGTTCGTGGTCGACTGGTTGGCACTGCAAGATCTAGATGGCTTACGAATGAGGAATTTCATGTTATTGCTACTTATGTGTTTACTTTATTGTGCTGAAATAAAGCCCTTTTTCATGtacaaatattcaatttattcaatGCTTGCAATACTTTTTTGTCATATGGATTTAATTTTCTTAGTTTGTGATTGCACGAGccaacatttatatatatttttgtcacTTTATTTTATTACAGTATATAAGAGAATACTATGCATGCAAAAAATATAGATTTGAGTATCTCTGATGTTGAGCGTTATTGCAAAAAAATTTGTAGTATGTTAAAATTCTATGTAATACTATATAAATTACATCAATATACATTATTAGTTTTTTAACTATATATACAATTATTTATCGTCAAatttaaagagtttaatttgATAACTAAGAGTGATAAAACATGTGGCTTATAAAGATGTATATAAGTAGATTATATATTTAGAAGTTGTGAGAGTTAGCATGACTGCTAAATTTGTGAAGAGAATGCAACTGCTTAAAATTTAGGAACAAGTTCCAAAATAGATAGTTGCCGAAAATGAATCAGTGAAAaagttaattttcaaatttttgattttacatCATAACAACGAGTTTTGTACCTTAGTCACACCGATGATGTCTGATAATCGATCGAGATTATGATGAAACCATAATAATAGATTGTTTGATTAATAAACTTGGAGTTTCCTGATCAAACAATGAATAATAGATTTTTAATTAGTCAAATCGCTGAAAGAGAATGCTAGAAGGTTCTACAATCGAGTGGATGGATAAtgatttatcatatcttatcAGACTTTATTCAAAAATTGATAAGATAAACACGAGAGATTTGACAAGAAAATTCATACTTCTAGAAGGATCCATGTACACggaaagatattaaatatatatataatcaaaagttgaTTACATACAATACTTCAAGATCAATATATTACAAAAATCTAGAGTCTCCCTCTCTCTCCTCACAACAAATAAAATCGGCCACCACTTTTTGAAGAATGTCCCTCGGCTGTGACCTCCAATCCACCGTCGTTGTCCCGCCGTCGTGTCGTCATCATAATCTTACCGCTTCCggtgatttatttttaatgcaaattttgtttagatttctagtgcaatctagACAATGAGCAAAGCTTTCAGTCATGAACCCAATTGTTAGAGATTGAAGAAAGGCAACTTCTAGTTGATTGTTCGTAGGGAGATACAAGAAAAGCTATATTCACTTAAAATCTGGAATTAAAATCTGGAATAGTTGGACACCTGCGTTAAGCACTAAAGACAAACTTTCAATAAACATCATATGgatgaatttaaaatcataaaacacCCGAGAATGATTTGATtgtcaaattattattaaaaaaaattaaactttcgTTGTGTCTTGAGTACGAGAAAACGATAGACATGGAGAGGGTTGTCTTTCTTGTTTCAGCTATTGCTGGTGATTTGACAGTTTAGAGCATTTTCCAATATCGTCGTTGCTTGAGGCTTCAACTTCAAATCAATAGTTGCTTACACTTCTAGCCATTATTAACTGCCGAAACATAAACAGTAGCGACAGTTGGGATCGATCAAATATCGGTTCAGTGGAACGGGTTGCCATTGGAAGAACACTATCAACAAAATACATTGGCGGGAAAGTGGAATTGGACTGCCTTATCTGCACACTTTTGGGAGTCATGAATGACAGTTGATTTTCCACAAATTTCCCATGGGTCAACTCAGAACAAATTCATTTACTCATTTCTGGTTGATCACTATGGGAATTGGTGGCTTATGGAGCAGGAAAACTGGGGATGTCGAACTTATATGCACCAAGAATTCCTTAAATGCAGAGCAAAGAGGGGAGGTTCCAATGGTGCCCAGTCTTATAGGTTTAGGGCAGCAATTAAGGTCCAAAGGGTGGAAAAGAACGCTGAAAAAAATCAGAAAGAGGATGCGTCGATGGCTAAAAGATAAGTGGTTCGGGAATGCCAGTTTCTAAATCTAGTGCTATACTTGGTGTATGTGACAAATCTCATCAGCCCTCGAGTTTGCCTTTATATTCTGTATGGGGAAGGAGTTATGGGTTTTCTCTAGTGGTCTTATTTTCTTTGAGGAAGACTTGTGGCTTTGGATGTTACAACATTAATTCACATTGTCCTGACGGGGTGGGTAATGATGCAAAGATTACAAGATTGTTATAATAGTTAGTTAGGATAGTGGTTATAGTGGTCAATATAACTACCCGTTGATATAAAAGATGAAAAAGACTTGTATGGCTATTCATTAAATGACCTATTTGAAACCCTTGTTCTTCTCTTCTCTAAATCTTCATTCTTGAGGAGGCATCGGTTGTCTGGAGACCCTATTTATTGCCTGAAGCATACTTTTCATTCTTTAGTGATAGACTCGCTACATAGGCTCTATCAGACATGTTTGGATAATTTGGATCATTTACTTTTTGACTCAGAGTTCAGTAGAGCATACTTCACATGAGGTTTGCTATGACTGAAGCACTCTCAAGTGGTTCAAGAAAGCATTTCTCATATCACAAAGGTTAGATCTTTGGCGTGTCTAGTTTATGTGTACATCCATGAACACTAAGATTTTCGAGGATATTGATACTCATCTAAACAAGACTTTCTTTTGGATTAAGCTACATGATTTAAGATTTATGTACTAGTTTTATTTCATGTGGCTTAGAGAGAGGTGATAAAAGGTGAAATAATGATATATGCTCCCTTTTGTTGATCTCGTTCTCATCTTGAAGGATTATAAAAAGGTGAATTAACCATAATCACTTAGCAAGTTATAGTTGGTACAAAGAATATAAACCAATACTATAATAGATTTGACTTATTTGCATCATAGAAACATATCAAAGTATAACATTACAACTGTAAGCGAAATATACAACTAACAGAATGATTGAAGCAAGTTCGTAAAGGCAAAGCTGTACAATATGAGTATcgtatatgtaaaaaaaaatcaaacataggGCTGTAGCAAGTacagttttcttaaaacatgtTTTTCTCCTCCGATATATGCTTCGATGATTTAACCGGACATCTGTTTCTCATTATACAACGTGCAGACCCGCAGTAATGTTGCACAAATCACCACACTAGCGAACAAAAGAATACCTAAACAGCCATACGAAAGGCCATCAATAGGGCAGCTGAAGCACCAACAGGCCGATGGAGCACCAACATTCAAGCCAAGTGAAAGGTCTCTTCTgtgaaaaaaattgtaaaaagtGGCATAGACTAGCTAGAAGATTTTTGCCTTGATCGGTCCGACATTCAACGCACATAAGTCGTGTTCACACGACTCGACACAAGTCAAGCTTTTTCCAGTTCAAATCAGGCACATGATTTGCACCCCTGTGCCGACGTGCGAGAGATAACCTTTTAACCAATTATTCTTACTCTTCTATAAAggataacacacacacacatatatatatataatccaacAAGTGTGGTGGAACAAAAAACGTAATTTTCATGGTAACTGATTTGAGCCCTCTAAAATTAACATCTCATTAGGAATTGAATAGTTAGGCCCAATATAGTTGGTGGACCAGCTCAATCTTTAGGCCCAATAAATTGGGTAAAGTCCAATGCAATGAAACATGAAGCAGAGCTACATATACCGGATCGACTGATATTTACCCATTTCTCTAATTTCTGAGCAAAATACCagaagaattatttttttagtttttttctttgaaaactgGGAGGAAATGGAATCGGCGGCTAGACGTAGCGGCGGCGGCATGTGGGAAGGACTCTACAGGATGGTTATGCGGCGTACTCCTATCTACGTGACCTTCGTCGTCGCCGGCGCTTTTCTCGGTGAACGAGTCCGTATCTTTATTCGTCTAATTTTGAGTGTACATTTGTGCATTTTTCTGTAAACATGGTTGAAATGACTTGATTAAGTTTGGATCTGAATACTTTTGAATGGATTTAATCGATTATTTTGTCGATTTAAAATTCTGGATCCGTGTTGATGTTAAACTATGCTTTGGATTGTTTGGTATTTGGTTTAATTTTCGGATTAGGTTGTATTTACTTCTATGTTTGATATGTTTTTCTATTTGGAAATTTGCAGGCTGTTGACTATGGCATTCGTAGACTCTGGGAGCATAACAATGTCGGGGTATGTAATTAATTATCGTTTCTTATGATTAAGGCATTTTTAGCTTATTTAAATTGCTATCCTGCGTCTGAGAACATCAAAATCACATTTTTGGTGCTTCTTTGTTCGCAACATTTGgtatttgtgatattttttgttGGTAAATATATAGTTGAGCGCCAAAATGGCGAACAAGCATCAATGCATTGAAATGGTGTCA encodes the following:
- the LOC140978768 gene encoding cytochrome b-c1 complex subunit 9-like, with protein sequence MESAARRSGGGMWEGLYRMVMRRTPIYVTFVVAGAFLGERAVDYGIRRLWEHNNVGKRYEDIPVLGQRPSE